A stretch of Brassica rapa cultivar Chiifu-401-42 chromosome A08, CAAS_Brap_v3.01, whole genome shotgun sequence DNA encodes these proteins:
- the LOC103833415 gene encoding protein SUPPRESSOR OF FRI 4 isoform X1 gives MGKKKKRATEKVWCYYCDREFEDEKILVQHQKAKHFKCHACHKKLSSASGMVIHVLQVHKETVSKVPNAKDGRDSTDIEIYGMQGIPPHLLAAHYGEEEEESLAKVAKVEIPSVPLGAAVPRPYGTVYQPQQVPGAVRPLYYPGASMRPPGPAWPMPPPQQQWYPHNPAVSVHPPTHLGYHPQQLFPVHGMGMTVPTSSDVANGVTLSSSPAMPVSQPLFPVVNSITPSQASVNAYPPNNSFPVGGTNPPHSYASGPDTSGPSIGPPPVIANKAPTSQPNEVYLVWDDEAMSMEERRMSLPKYKVHDETSQVSSEISLLKLKERLLCTSNPLGRLYLCLFL, from the exons atggggaagaagaagaagagagcgaCGGAGAAGGTGTGGTGCTATTACTGCGACAGAGAGTTCGAGGACGAGAAGATACTAGTGCAGCACCAGAAAGCGAAACACTTCAAGTGCCATGCCTGCCACAAGAAGCTCTCTTCTGCTAGCGGCATGGTCATTCATGTCCTTCAGGTTCATAAAGAGACCGTTTCAAA GGTTCCTAATGCTAAAGACGGTCGAGATTCAACTGATATTGAAATATACGGAATGCAAGGAATCCCACCTCATCTCTTGGCTGCTCACTACGGAGAAGAAG AGGAAGAGTCTCTAGCCAAAGTTGCCAAAGTTGAGATTCCTTCCGTCCCTCTTGGTGCTGCAGTTCCTAGACCTTACGGAACGGTATATCAACCTCAACAAGTGCCCGGTGCTGTGCGACCTTT GTACTATCCCGGTGCTTCTATGCGGCCTCCTGGTCCTGCATGGCCTATGCCTCCTCCCCAGCAACAATGGTATCCACATAATCCAGCCGTTTCTGTTCATCCACCTACCCATTTAGGGTATCATCCGCAACAACTCTTTCCTGTTCATGGTATGGGGATGACTGTGCCAACATCATCTGATGTAGCCAATGGAGTCACTCTTTCATCATCTCCCGCAATGCCGGTTTCTCAACCTCTGTTCCCTGTTGTGAATAGCATCACTCCTTCCCAAGCTTCAGTGAATGCATATCCGCCTAATAACTCTTTTCCAG TGGGTGGGACTAATCCTCCTCATTCGTATGCTTCTGGTCCAGACACTAGTGGTCCTTCAATCGGTCCACCTCCTGTGATTGCAAACAAAGCTCCTACCTCTCAGCCTAATGAGGTCTATCTTGTATGGGATGATGAAGCAATGTCTATG GAGGAAAGAAGAATGTCCTTACCGAAATACAAGGTGCATGATGAAACTAGCCAGGTAAGTTCTGAAATTTCCCTTCTAAAGTTAAAGGAGCGTTTGCTTTGCACGTCTAACCCACTCGGTAGGCTTTATTTATGCCTTTTTCTTTAA
- the LOC103833415 gene encoding protein SUPPRESSOR OF FRI 4 isoform X2: protein MGKKKKRATEKVWCYYCDREFEDEKILVQHQKAKHFKCHACHKKLSSASGMVIHVLQVHKETVSKVPNAKDGRDSTDIEIYGMQGIPPHLLAAHYGEEEEESLAKVAKVEIPSVPLGAAVPRPYGTVYQPQQVPGAVRPLYYPGASMRPPGPAWPMPPPQQQWYPHNPAVSVHPPTHLGYHPQQLFPVHGMGMTVPTSSDVANGVTLSSSPAMPVSQPLFPVVNSITPSQASVNAYPPNNSFPVGGTNPPHSYASGPDTSGPSIGPPPVIANKAPTSQPNEVYLVWDDEAMSMEERRMSLPKYKVHDETSQMNSINAAIDRRISESRLAGRMAF from the exons atggggaagaagaagaagagagcgaCGGAGAAGGTGTGGTGCTATTACTGCGACAGAGAGTTCGAGGACGAGAAGATACTAGTGCAGCACCAGAAAGCGAAACACTTCAAGTGCCATGCCTGCCACAAGAAGCTCTCTTCTGCTAGCGGCATGGTCATTCATGTCCTTCAGGTTCATAAAGAGACCGTTTCAAA GGTTCCTAATGCTAAAGACGGTCGAGATTCAACTGATATTGAAATATACGGAATGCAAGGAATCCCACCTCATCTCTTGGCTGCTCACTACGGAGAAGAAG AGGAAGAGTCTCTAGCCAAAGTTGCCAAAGTTGAGATTCCTTCCGTCCCTCTTGGTGCTGCAGTTCCTAGACCTTACGGAACGGTATATCAACCTCAACAAGTGCCCGGTGCTGTGCGACCTTT GTACTATCCCGGTGCTTCTATGCGGCCTCCTGGTCCTGCATGGCCTATGCCTCCTCCCCAGCAACAATGGTATCCACATAATCCAGCCGTTTCTGTTCATCCACCTACCCATTTAGGGTATCATCCGCAACAACTCTTTCCTGTTCATGGTATGGGGATGACTGTGCCAACATCATCTGATGTAGCCAATGGAGTCACTCTTTCATCATCTCCCGCAATGCCGGTTTCTCAACCTCTGTTCCCTGTTGTGAATAGCATCACTCCTTCCCAAGCTTCAGTGAATGCATATCCGCCTAATAACTCTTTTCCAG TGGGTGGGACTAATCCTCCTCATTCGTATGCTTCTGGTCCAGACACTAGTGGTCCTTCAATCGGTCCACCTCCTGTGATTGCAAACAAAGCTCCTACCTCTCAGCCTAATGAGGTCTATCTTGTATGGGATGATGAAGCAATGTCTATG GAGGAAAGAAGAATGTCCTTACCGAAATACAAGGTGCATGATGAAACTAGCCAG ATGAACTCGATAAATGCAGCCATAGACAGACGAATCTCAGAGAGTAGGCTTGCTGGGCGGATGGCATTTTAA